The Geoalkalibacter subterraneus genome contains the following window.
CGCTCTTTTCCTGAAAAAACACAACCTGAGGGTCGAGCAGGTGCAGGAGTTCACCCCCACACCGGGGACGGTTTCCACCTGCATCTGGCACACCGGACGCGATCCTTTTACGGGCCACCCGGTACATGTACCGACCGATCCCAGAGAACGCCGCTTGCAGAAGGCACTGCTGTTGTGGCATCTTCCGGAAAATCGCAGGGAAATTGAGGCCGCGCTGCGGGAATGCGGGCGGGAGAAGGACGGTCGTTTACTGCTTGGCGGGAACGGAAAAGACTCCGGACTGAAAGAAAAGAGCAAAATCCAGGGAAAGAGAAAACGGCATCAGCGAAAAGCCTGAACCCTGATCAATCCTGCCACTGATCGAGCTTCGATTGAATGAAGTCCACCACCGCGGCCTGTTGCTGCTGACCATTGCCGGTCACGGTCAGCGGCTCGCCGAACGCGAAATGGACGGTTTTCTGCGGACGTATGGGACCGAAATCCTTGATGAAGCGGCCGTTGCTCCAGGCATCGGTCTTCAGAGCCACCGGAATGACCGGAACTTCGGCGCGCTTGGCCAGTTTGACGCCGATGGTATTGAAATGCGCGGGATCGAACTGATCTTCGCGGGTGGTCTGCGGAAAGACAACGATGGAAACTCCGGCGGAGAGCCTCTTCGTCCCCTCTTCCATCACCACCTTAAAGTCCTCGCGCGGGTTGGTCCGATCCACCACCACCGGGTCGCGGGTCGCCATGACATGGCGGAATACGGGATATTCCATCAGGCTGCGCTTGATCACGAAGGTTAGAGGGGTGAAGGGAACCAGCAACCCCGGCAGAACAAAGGTCTCCAGGGTACTCATATGGTTGCCGACGAAAACACAGGGACTGGATAGCTCCTTGAGATGATCGCGCCCTTCAATGGAAAAGCGGACACCGACTTTTTCCAGCGCCTCGATGATATCGCGACTGCTCGCGGCCCAGGCTTCTTCGTCATAGACATTCGTTCTGGCCATGCGACTGGAGCGCAGCACGATGCGCAACATGCGGCTGTAATAGAACAGGGAAGGCAGGAGACTATAGGGCCATGCAGCGGCGCCCTCGGCAGTCTGATAACTATCGGTCAAAAAGTCATGTGATTTCACGGAACAAAAGACTCCGGTAAAGAATTGCCCTATGCTGAACAGCTATGAATTGCCTTCAATTTAGGCGACTCGTGCCGCTGCCGCAACATAAAACTGGCCAACCCGCATTGAAATCCGCTTGAGCCAA
Protein-coding sequences here:
- a CDS encoding lysophospholipid acyltransferase family protein, translating into MKSHDFLTDSYQTAEGAAAWPYSLLPSLFYYSRMLRIVLRSSRMARTNVYDEEAWAASSRDIIEALEKVGVRFSIEGRDHLKELSSPCVFVGNHMSTLETFVLPGLLVPFTPLTFVIKRSLMEYPVFRHVMATRDPVVVDRTNPREDFKVVMEEGTKRLSAGVSIVVFPQTTREDQFDPAHFNTIGVKLAKRAEVPVIPVALKTDAWSNGRFIKDFGPIRPQKTVHFAFGEPLTVTGNGQQQQAAVVDFIQSKLDQWQD